In the genome of Nitrospira japonica, one region contains:
- a CDS encoding GNAT family N-acetyltransferase yields the protein MRPEDREPVIRLLLASQPWKRLGHTAADWNRYFAPLPQGRDSYVVDQDGLAAGVAVVRQKFLLGDYLELFGVAEAARSRGLGGRLLAYVESLVFARAKNLFICVSDFNEPARRFYRKHGYQEIGAIPDLLIPGSAEMLLRKTSGPSMRE from the coding sequence ATGAGGCCGGAAGACCGCGAGCCCGTTATCCGCCTGTTGCTCGCCTCCCAGCCGTGGAAACGTTTGGGGCATACCGCCGCCGATTGGAACCGGTATTTCGCTCCCCTGCCGCAGGGACGCGACAGTTACGTGGTGGATCAGGACGGCCTCGCCGCCGGTGTCGCCGTCGTCCGGCAAAAGTTTCTTCTCGGCGACTATCTGGAACTCTTCGGCGTCGCGGAAGCCGCCAGGAGCCGGGGGCTCGGAGGCCGGTTGCTGGCGTACGTCGAATCCCTCGTCTTTGCGCGGGCCAAGAATCTTTTCATCTGTGTCTCGGACTTCAACGAGCCGGCCCGCCGGTTCTACCGGAAGCACGGCTATCAGGAAATCGGCGCGATCCCCGATCTGCTCATCCCCGGATCCGCCGAAATGCTCCTCAGAAAAACCAGCGGTCCCTCGATGCGGGAGTAA
- a CDS encoding polysaccharide deacetylase family protein, whose translation MLTLAACVRAVLVPTLVLLAVGPAFAQVITSGPASCPGVALTFDLCPVRGGSGYDQRLVDYLIEHRIAATFFMSGTWMAKHDDRVKELLTVPFFEVGTHGQVHAHLPAHSSESQKQEILGPVALLRTKYNRQAPLFRPPYGEYNTETVDLVKALGLRFVLWSVVSGDPDPALSAAQIETRLSRLTKQGSIIVMHANGKGAHTYDVVTRLHEHLLPQRHLTPMTVSEVLSCQPPAP comes from the coding sequence ATGTTGACACTTGCCGCCTGTGTCCGAGCGGTCCTCGTCCCGACGCTGGTTCTTTTGGCCGTCGGACCCGCCTTCGCGCAGGTGATCACCTCCGGGCCGGCCTCCTGTCCGGGAGTTGCGCTGACCTTCGACCTCTGCCCGGTTCGCGGAGGCAGCGGCTACGATCAACGGCTGGTCGACTATTTGATCGAACACCGCATCGCCGCCACATTTTTCATGTCCGGCACCTGGATGGCAAAACACGACGATCGGGTCAAAGAACTGCTCACGGTCCCGTTTTTCGAAGTCGGCACGCACGGGCAGGTCCATGCCCATCTCCCGGCGCATTCGTCTGAATCCCAGAAACAGGAGATTCTCGGCCCCGTCGCCCTCTTGAGGACGAAATACAACCGGCAGGCCCCCCTGTTTCGGCCGCCTTACGGCGAATACAACACTGAAACGGTGGACCTCGTGAAGGCGCTGGGCCTTCGATTCGTGCTGTGGAGCGTCGTGTCCGGCGATCCCGATCCGGCCCTGTCCGCGGCCCAGATCGAAACACGACTCTCTCGACTCACCAAGCAGGGCAGCATCATCGTCATGCACGCCAACGGCAAGGGCGCGCATACCTACGACGTCGTCACGCGTCTGCACGAGCACCTGTTGCCGCAACGACATTTGACGCCGATGACGGTCAGCGAGGTCCTCTCATGCCAACCGCCAGCTCCGTGA
- a CDS encoding site-2 protease family protein, translated as MPAIEIGRALGIPIRVHMSWFLVFMFVSWTLATGYLPEALPGLSGQRYWGMGAAAALLLFLSVLLHELGHSYVAQRYQIPIGQITLFIFGGVAHMGKEPPSPRAEFLIAIAGPVVSLVLGLLCLGGTILAESVLHLSGTQGFVVLGGLLGIVNVNLGLFNLIPGFPLDGGRVLRAGLWAWGKNFHRATGQAATVGFLFGIVLAGFGALVVGGTVAGALDPSLAGNGGWLLFIGAFLGGAAWSARRQVGLRIVLDTTMVRDVMIRNVVSVSPTLSVQGAVDDFFVAYGFSGFPVTEDDRIVGIVTTDDVQAVPQGLWAWKTVLDIMRPSTEALFIPADWSVRLALDRMIQEGWDRLIVTEDGKPVGLITRSSVARFLQLRKA; from the coding sequence ATGCCCGCCATCGAAATCGGCCGCGCCCTCGGCATCCCGATCCGCGTCCATATGTCGTGGTTCCTGGTCTTCATGTTCGTGAGCTGGACGCTCGCGACCGGGTATCTGCCCGAGGCCCTGCCGGGCCTCTCCGGTCAACGGTATTGGGGCATGGGCGCCGCGGCCGCGCTGCTGTTATTCCTTTCCGTACTCCTGCACGAACTTGGTCATTCGTACGTGGCCCAGCGGTATCAGATTCCGATCGGACAGATTACGTTGTTCATCTTCGGCGGGGTCGCGCACATGGGGAAAGAGCCGCCGAGCCCGCGCGCGGAATTTCTCATCGCCATTGCCGGCCCCGTCGTCAGCCTTGTGCTGGGCTTGTTGTGTCTGGGAGGGACGATCCTCGCGGAGTCGGTGCTTCATCTTTCCGGCACGCAGGGGTTCGTCGTGCTCGGAGGATTGCTGGGCATCGTCAACGTCAATCTGGGCTTGTTCAATCTCATTCCAGGCTTTCCCCTGGACGGAGGACGGGTGCTGCGAGCCGGCCTGTGGGCTTGGGGAAAAAACTTCCACCGGGCGACCGGACAGGCCGCCACGGTCGGATTTCTGTTCGGGATCGTGCTTGCCGGGTTCGGCGCGTTGGTGGTCGGGGGAACCGTTGCCGGCGCGTTGGATCCCTCCCTGGCCGGCAACGGCGGCTGGCTGTTGTTCATCGGCGCGTTTCTGGGCGGCGCGGCTTGGAGCGCGCGCCGCCAGGTCGGGCTCCGCATCGTGCTCGACACCACGATGGTCCGCGACGTGATGATCCGCAACGTCGTGTCGGTTTCTCCGACCCTCTCCGTGCAGGGTGCCGTGGACGACTTTTTCGTCGCCTACGGATTCAGCGGATTTCCCGTGACGGAGGACGACCGGATCGTCGGCATCGTGACGACGGACGACGTGCAGGCCGTCCCGCAGGGGTTGTGGGCCTGGAAAACCGTTCTCGACATCATGCGTCCATCGACGGAAGCGCTCTTCATTCCTGCCGACTGGTCGGTCAGGCTGGCGCTGGATCGGATGATTCAGGAGGGCTGGGATCGGCTGATCGTGACGGAGGACGGCAAGCCGGTTGGGCTGATTACCCGGTCGTCAGTCGCGCGGTTCCTTCAATTGCGAAAAGCGTGA
- a CDS encoding YihY/virulence factor BrkB family protein encodes MTILPLIGSLIRSFLRHGCGSLAASLAFFSLLSLFPLVFLLLYGVSFVVSHDVIGGQVLLSFLKGFLPILGARLAEELQRVAEMETVRWLVFLSFAWFGTLVFYELDYTLNVVFDSTRQRHPLISIVISVALLGAASLLLIVSYVATQSVNILVANAPRLWGLDFLALAAHDFFLTYTLPFALAFLTVTVVYRYVPRRRPAWREAMIGALTFSLLWVSAKLIFVTYRDYATVYTDLYGSLLEVVLLLLWLYYSASLFLFGAVVARSLQPRLQTVGPAAANPSSSTI; translated from the coding sequence ATGACCATCTTGCCTCTGATCGGCAGTCTCATACGGTCGTTTCTCCGGCACGGATGCGGTAGCCTTGCCGCGTCCCTGGCATTTTTTTCGCTTCTCTCCCTGTTTCCGCTCGTCTTCCTGCTGCTTTACGGCGTCAGCTTCGTCGTGAGCCACGATGTGATCGGCGGCCAGGTTCTCCTGAGTTTTCTGAAGGGCTTCCTGCCCATTCTCGGCGCACGGCTGGCTGAAGAGCTGCAGCGGGTGGCCGAGATGGAAACGGTTCGTTGGCTGGTTTTCCTGTCCTTTGCGTGGTTCGGCACTCTGGTGTTCTATGAGCTCGACTACACGCTCAACGTCGTCTTCGACAGCACCAGACAGCGTCACCCGCTCATTTCCATCGTCATCTCGGTGGCCTTGCTCGGAGCGGCCAGCCTGTTGCTCATCGTGTCCTACGTGGCCACCCAGTCGGTAAACATCCTGGTCGCCAACGCGCCGCGCCTCTGGGGTTTGGATTTCCTGGCCTTGGCGGCGCACGACTTTTTCCTGACCTATACGCTGCCGTTCGCCCTCGCCTTTCTCACGGTGACTGTAGTCTATCGGTACGTCCCGCGCCGCCGCCCAGCCTGGCGCGAGGCCATGATCGGCGCGCTGACCTTCAGTCTGCTCTGGGTTTCCGCCAAACTGATCTTCGTGACCTACCGGGACTATGCCACGGTCTATACAGACCTGTACGGGTCCCTCCTCGAAGTCGTCCTGCTGTTGCTGTGGCTGTATTATTCGGCCAGCCTTTTCCTGTTCGGAGCGGTCGTCGCGCGGTCGCTGCAGCCGCGGCTTCAGACGGTCGGGCCCGCCGCGGCCAATCCATCGTCCTCTACAATCTGA
- a CDS encoding NADH-quinone oxidoreductase subunit N, with translation MTSFGPDLLVILPELIVIGAACLILVLDPLTEASKKEWLAWISLGALALCIGLTGGQIGTLNLRVFAFNDLVVVDAYARFWKLLLYVVTGLTILMSMPYLKVERLHLGEYYGFMLLSLSGMLVMVSGADLLTIYLGTELMSLSLYVMAGLKRSSPRSLEASAKYFVLGAFSSGLLLYGISLLYGATGGTKLAAIAGAIGSRGFEDPLLMIATVLLTVGFGFKLAVVPFHMWTPDVYQGAPTSVTAFMAVASKAASFAAFLRVFVEGLGGLKADWSGLFVILCLATLILGNVVAIVQTNIKRMLAYSSIAHAGYALIGVVAAARGAGESGGASGLAAVMLYLVVYAFMTLGAFAMIGLFRRGGLESENIEDFAGLAKRQPLAGFLMLVFMVSLAGIPPTAGFIGKFYVFMAAVEAGLTWLAVVAVIFAAVSAYYYMRVVMVMYMREPEPTTAEPPRLLPSPALSVVLAFAVAGVIIFGLFPSTLASLALQSVLSLK, from the coding sequence ATGACGTCGTTTGGTCCCGATCTGCTCGTCATCCTTCCCGAACTCATCGTGATCGGGGCGGCCTGTCTCATTCTGGTGCTCGATCCGCTGACCGAGGCGTCGAAGAAAGAATGGCTCGCCTGGATCAGCCTGGGAGCGCTGGCCCTCTGCATCGGGTTGACGGGCGGACAGATCGGCACGCTGAACCTGCGCGTGTTCGCCTTCAACGACCTGGTCGTCGTGGACGCCTACGCCCGCTTCTGGAAACTTCTCCTGTACGTCGTGACGGGGCTGACGATTTTGATGTCGATGCCCTATCTGAAAGTCGAGCGACTCCACCTCGGAGAGTATTACGGCTTCATGCTGCTTTCGCTGTCCGGCATGCTGGTCATGGTGTCGGGTGCCGATCTGCTGACCATCTATCTGGGAACGGAGTTGATGTCGCTGTCGCTCTATGTGATGGCGGGGCTCAAACGGTCGTCGCCCCGGTCGCTGGAGGCTTCCGCCAAGTATTTCGTCCTGGGCGCGTTCTCCTCCGGCCTGCTGCTATACGGCATTTCCCTGCTGTATGGAGCGACCGGCGGCACCAAACTGGCGGCCATCGCCGGCGCGATCGGAAGCAGAGGGTTCGAGGATCCGTTGCTCATGATTGCGACCGTGCTGCTCACCGTCGGCTTCGGGTTCAAACTGGCCGTGGTGCCGTTCCACATGTGGACCCCGGACGTCTATCAGGGGGCTCCGACCTCGGTCACCGCCTTCATGGCGGTCGCCTCGAAAGCCGCGAGCTTCGCCGCCTTCCTCCGGGTCTTCGTGGAAGGTCTCGGCGGGTTGAAAGCCGACTGGTCAGGACTCTTCGTGATTCTCTGTCTGGCTACGCTCATCTTGGGCAACGTCGTGGCCATCGTCCAGACCAACATCAAGCGGATGCTGGCCTACTCCAGCATCGCCCATGCCGGCTATGCGCTGATCGGTGTGGTGGCCGCCGCGCGCGGAGCCGGCGAATCGGGCGGCGCCTCAGGGCTCGCCGCGGTCATGTTGTACCTCGTCGTCTATGCCTTCATGACCCTCGGGGCCTTCGCGATGATCGGCCTGTTCCGTCGGGGAGGCCTCGAAAGCGAAAACATCGAGGACTTCGCCGGCCTGGCCAAACGCCAGCCACTGGCCGGATTCCTGATGCTCGTCTTCATGGTTTCTCTCGCCGGCATTCCGCCGACGGCCGGATTCATCGGAAAGTTCTACGTCTTCATGGCCGCCGTGGAGGCGGGATTGACGTGGCTCGCCGTGGTGGCCGTGATTTTTGCCGCCGTGTCCGCCTACTATTACATGCGGGTGGTGATGGTCATGTACATGCGCGAGCCGGAACCCACCACCGCCGAGCCGCCCCGCCTGCTTCCTTCCCCGGCCCTGTCCGTCGTGCTGGCCTTTGCCGTGGCGGGCGTCATCATCTTCGGGCTCTTCCCCAGCACACTCGCGAGCCTGGCGCTGCAATCGGTCCTCTCTCTCAAGTAA
- a CDS encoding NADH-quinone oxidoreductase subunit M, whose protein sequence is MTDFPWLTFLIFLPLAGAAALCLVKDESVKWVAQGTTLANFAAALPLWWRFDAQSSQMQFVEHVTWITTPPIHYSLGLDGISLPLVLMTAALMPLCVLASWASVTTRIRGFMAMLLIMETAMIGVFAALDFVLFYVFWEAMLIPMYLLIGVWGGPNRLYAAIKFFLYTLAGSLLLLVAILVLYFYGGRTFDILALSQVTYPASLQVWLFLAFFAAFAVKVPMFPFHTWLPDAHVEAPTAGSVILASVLLKMGTYGFLRFSLPMLPDASRDFTPLMVLLSIVAIIYGAYMALAQADLKKLIAYSSVSHMGFVTLGIFVLNQQGIEGAVLQMVNHGITTGGLFLCVGIIYERTHSRLIADNAGLAKPMPQYATLLVIFSLSSLGLPGTNSFVGEFLVLVGTVLWSKAATVLAALGIILAAVYMLWMVQRVAFGVPSPAQLPKLIDVNRREFATLASLVVLVFWIGVYPNPLVSRMHASVTKTLDVMARTKVAPATHPSASAPAPAPVTAVKMRTEEAPLR, encoded by the coding sequence ATGACTGATTTTCCCTGGCTCACCTTCCTGATATTCCTGCCACTGGCCGGAGCGGCCGCGCTTTGCCTGGTCAAGGACGAGAGCGTGAAATGGGTCGCCCAGGGGACCACACTGGCGAATTTCGCGGCGGCGCTGCCGCTCTGGTGGCGTTTCGACGCGCAGTCGAGCCAGATGCAATTCGTCGAACACGTGACCTGGATTACGACTCCTCCGATCCACTACAGCCTCGGCCTCGACGGCATCAGCCTTCCGCTGGTGCTCATGACCGCCGCGCTGATGCCGCTTTGCGTCCTGGCATCCTGGGCGTCCGTCACCACGCGGATCCGCGGCTTCATGGCGATGCTGCTGATCATGGAAACCGCGATGATCGGCGTCTTCGCCGCGCTCGACTTCGTGCTGTTCTACGTGTTCTGGGAAGCCATGTTGATCCCGATGTACCTGCTGATCGGCGTGTGGGGCGGGCCCAATCGCCTGTATGCCGCCATCAAGTTCTTCCTCTATACACTGGCGGGCAGCCTGCTGCTCCTCGTCGCCATCCTCGTCCTGTATTTCTACGGCGGGCGCACGTTCGACATCCTTGCCCTCAGCCAGGTGACCTATCCGGCCTCGCTTCAGGTCTGGCTCTTCCTTGCGTTCTTCGCCGCCTTCGCGGTGAAAGTGCCGATGTTCCCGTTCCATACGTGGCTGCCGGACGCCCACGTGGAGGCGCCGACGGCAGGCAGCGTCATCCTCGCCAGCGTGCTCCTGAAGATGGGCACGTACGGATTTCTCCGGTTCAGTCTGCCGATGCTGCCCGATGCCTCCCGCGACTTCACGCCGTTGATGGTGCTGCTGTCGATCGTCGCGATCATCTATGGCGCCTACATGGCACTGGCGCAGGCCGATCTCAAGAAACTGATCGCCTATTCCAGCGTCAGCCACATGGGATTCGTCACGCTCGGCATCTTCGTGCTGAATCAGCAGGGGATCGAGGGAGCCGTTCTGCAAATGGTCAACCACGGCATTACCACCGGCGGCCTGTTCCTCTGCGTCGGCATCATCTACGAACGGACGCACAGCCGGCTGATCGCCGACAATGCCGGTTTGGCGAAACCGATGCCGCAATACGCGACTCTGCTCGTGATCTTTTCGCTGTCCTCGCTCGGCCTGCCGGGCACCAACAGCTTCGTGGGCGAATTCCTCGTGCTGGTCGGGACAGTGCTCTGGAGCAAGGCGGCCACCGTCCTCGCCGCGCTCGGCATCATCCTCGCGGCCGTCTATATGCTCTGGATGGTGCAGCGTGTCGCATTCGGGGTTCCGTCGCCGGCGCAACTGCCGAAGCTCATCGACGTGAATCGTCGCGAGTTTGCCACCCTTGCCTCGCTGGTCGTGCTGGTCTTCTGGATCGGCGTATATCCGAATCCTCTCGTCAGCCGCATGCACGCGAGCGTGACAAAGACCTTGGACGTGATGGCGCGGACGAAGGTCGCTCCGGCAACCCATCCTTCCGCGTCGGCACCGGCGCCCGCCCCGGTCACCGCCGTGAAGATGAGGACCGAGGAGGCCCCTCTACGATGA
- the nuoL gene encoding NADH-quinone oxidoreductase subunit L, with protein sequence MTYELIPLLPFASFLLLGLGGHWIKEKAHFVAVPAVAVSFLLSLFALINVGGGHHTTLPLYTWLTSGTLDVHLGLTIDRLTAAMLILVTGVSTLVHVYTIGYMAGEPGYARFFSYIALFTFSMLMLVLADNFLQLFVFWEAVGLCSYLLIGHWYERASACAAATKAFIVNRVGDFGFILGLLLVWLTFGSLDYAEVFARAKDSSGATLNLLHPFGGQWDVPVLTVICLLLFVGAVGKSAQVPLHVWLPDAMEGPTPISALIHAATMVTAGVFMVARLAPLYDLAPMAGTVVAIVGGMTMVLGATIALTQTDIKRVVAYSTMSQLGYMMMACGLGAYAAGMYHLLTHGAFKALLFLGCGSVIIALHHEQDMRHMGGLKDKLPVTYWTFLIGSLALAGFPLTAGFFSKDALLISAWNAGPLGQLLTVLGLLTALLTAFYSFRLVFVTFWGPSHVDPHHASHVHEPSPTMTIPLVILAVCSIAAGYFGIPAFLEPMFAGGAAEDHHGGAALAIMLTATLTGIVGIAGAYYVYVANPALPDRWARQWASLYQLSLNKWYVDEVYDRAIVRPTFTAARELWKRVDVDVIDGAVNGMGRGVAWGGWMLRLIQSGQTQHYALGMALGVVVMVTVFLMW encoded by the coding sequence ATGACCTACGAACTCATTCCACTTCTGCCGTTCGCCTCATTCCTGCTCCTCGGCCTCGGCGGCCACTGGATCAAGGAGAAGGCGCATTTCGTCGCCGTGCCGGCGGTCGCGGTGTCGTTCCTGCTGTCCCTGTTCGCCTTGATCAACGTGGGCGGCGGTCATCATACGACCCTCCCGTTGTATACCTGGCTCACCTCCGGTACGCTCGACGTGCATCTGGGCCTGACGATCGACCGGCTCACCGCCGCCATGCTCATCCTCGTGACGGGCGTCAGCACGCTCGTTCACGTCTACACGATCGGCTACATGGCGGGCGAACCGGGATACGCCCGTTTCTTCAGCTACATCGCGCTTTTCACCTTTTCCATGTTGATGCTGGTCCTGGCCGACAACTTCCTGCAGCTGTTCGTGTTCTGGGAAGCGGTCGGGCTCTGCTCTTATCTGCTGATCGGCCACTGGTACGAACGGGCGTCCGCCTGCGCCGCCGCCACCAAAGCCTTCATCGTCAACCGCGTGGGAGATTTCGGATTCATCCTGGGGTTGCTCCTGGTCTGGTTGACGTTCGGCTCGCTCGACTATGCAGAGGTCTTCGCCCGCGCCAAGGATTCGTCCGGCGCCACGCTGAACCTGCTCCATCCTTTCGGCGGGCAGTGGGACGTTCCGGTGTTGACGGTGATCTGCCTGCTGCTGTTCGTCGGCGCGGTCGGCAAGTCGGCGCAGGTCCCCCTGCACGTCTGGTTGCCGGACGCGATGGAAGGACCGACGCCCATCTCCGCCCTGATCCACGCAGCCACGATGGTGACGGCGGGGGTGTTCATGGTGGCGCGCCTGGCTCCGCTGTACGACCTGGCTCCCATGGCCGGCACCGTCGTAGCCATCGTCGGGGGGATGACGATGGTGTTGGGGGCGACGATCGCTCTCACCCAGACCGACATCAAGCGGGTCGTGGCCTATTCGACGATGAGCCAACTCGGGTACATGATGATGGCCTGCGGCCTGGGCGCCTACGCGGCCGGCATGTACCATCTCCTCACTCACGGTGCGTTCAAGGCGCTGCTCTTCCTGGGCTGCGGCTCGGTCATCATCGCACTCCATCACGAGCAGGACATGCGGCATATGGGCGGCCTCAAAGACAAACTGCCCGTCACCTACTGGACGTTCCTGATCGGCTCCCTGGCCTTGGCCGGATTTCCCCTCACCGCCGGGTTTTTCAGCAAAGACGCGCTGCTGATATCCGCGTGGAACGCCGGTCCGCTGGGACAGCTGCTCACGGTCCTCGGACTGTTGACGGCCCTGCTGACGGCGTTTTACAGCTTTCGTTTGGTCTTCGTGACATTCTGGGGACCTTCGCACGTCGACCCCCATCACGCATCGCACGTCCACGAACCGTCGCCGACCATGACGATCCCGCTGGTGATTCTGGCGGTGTGCAGCATCGCGGCCGGGTATTTCGGCATTCCGGCCTTCCTTGAACCGATGTTCGCCGGAGGCGCGGCCGAGGACCATCACGGCGGCGCGGCGCTGGCCATCATGCTGACCGCCACCCTGACCGGCATAGTCGGCATCGCCGGGGCTTATTACGTCTACGTCGCCAACCCGGCGCTTCCGGATCGATGGGCAAGGCAATGGGCATCCCTCTATCAGCTGTCTCTCAATAAATGGTACGTCGACGAAGTCTATGACCGGGCGATCGTCAGGCCGACGTTCACCGCCGCGCGAGAACTGTGGAAACGAGTGGACGTCGATGTCATCGACGGCGCGGTCAACGGCATGGGCCGGGGCGTCGCCTGGGGCGGGTGGATGCTGCGGCTCATTCAGAGCGGACAGACCCAACACTATGCGCTGGGCATGGCGCTGGGCGTCGTCGTGATGGTGACCGTATTTCTGATGTGGTAG
- the nuoK gene encoding NADH-quinone oxidoreductase subunit NuoK translates to MTVPLSFYLILSGVVFLTGLVGVLIRRNIIIILLSVELMLNATNINFVAFSEYFHHAAGQVFVFFALTVAAAEVAVGLAIIIALHRSKSTINVDEFQLLKW, encoded by the coding sequence ATGACCGTGCCCCTGTCGTTCTATCTCATTCTCAGCGGCGTGGTGTTCCTGACCGGGCTGGTCGGTGTGTTGATCAGGCGGAACATCATCATCATTCTCCTGTCCGTGGAGCTCATGTTGAACGCCACGAACATCAACTTCGTGGCCTTCTCGGAATACTTTCACCATGCCGCGGGGCAGGTCTTCGTCTTTTTCGCCCTGACCGTGGCGGCAGCGGAGGTGGCGGTGGGACTGGCCATCATCATCGCGCTGCACCGGTCGAAGTCCACGATCAACGTGGACGAATTCCAATTGCTGAAATGGTAG
- a CDS encoding NADH-quinone oxidoreductase subunit J family protein: MESLFFFYFALVIALTSILVVALHNPIYSALSLLIMFFHVAGLYVTLHAEFLAAVQIIVYAGAILVLYLFVVMLLNLKHDERYHHQWPIAAAVGGILVIEGTVLALLKGQAGPRAGSAETAAVEGLGNTEALGDVLYTSYLFPFEVASLILLVAMIGAIILAKRDLPESAES, from the coding sequence GTGGAATCCTTGTTCTTTTTTTACTTCGCCCTGGTCATTGCCCTGACCTCGATTCTGGTCGTGGCGCTGCACAACCCTATCTACAGCGCCCTGTCCCTGCTGATCATGTTTTTTCACGTGGCCGGGCTCTATGTGACGTTGCACGCGGAGTTTCTGGCGGCCGTGCAGATCATTGTCTACGCAGGAGCGATCCTGGTGCTCTACCTGTTCGTGGTGATGCTCCTGAACCTCAAGCACGACGAACGGTACCACCATCAATGGCCCATTGCCGCCGCGGTCGGAGGCATCCTGGTCATCGAGGGAACGGTCCTGGCCCTGCTGAAGGGACAGGCCGGCCCCAGAGCCGGTTCGGCGGAAACAGCCGCGGTGGAAGGGCTCGGAAATACCGAAGCACTCGGAGACGTCCTCTATACGTCGTATCTGTTCCCCTTCGAAGTCGCCTCGCTGATCCTGCTCGTCGCCATGATCGGCGCGATCATCCTCGCCAAGCGCGATCTTCCGGAGTCGGCGGAATCATGA
- the nuoI gene encoding NADH-quinone oxidoreductase subunit NuoI: MSTAPVQTGSKRPSRFVEWLKTIVFYELLVGMKATMSHLLHYKPITVQYPHEKRALPDNYRGMLGLLRYDDGTEKCVGCDLCEAACPSRVIRVVSAEVPGEPTKRYSKEYYMDMTRCLFCGMCVKACPVDALGMSQEFEWAVYDKRQLHLNKQQLLAIGDRSFPVREKRLELQHPNVAFFNVSFGHVPQKPN, translated from the coding sequence ATGTCGACCGCACCGGTTCAAACCGGCTCCAAACGCCCATCGCGGTTCGTCGAGTGGCTCAAGACCATCGTCTTCTACGAGCTCCTCGTGGGGATGAAGGCCACCATGTCGCACCTGCTTCACTACAAACCGATCACAGTCCAATATCCGCATGAAAAGCGGGCGCTTCCCGACAACTATCGCGGGATGCTCGGGCTGCTCCGGTACGACGACGGGACGGAAAAATGCGTGGGCTGCGATCTGTGCGAGGCGGCCTGTCCGTCGCGAGTGATCCGGGTCGTCAGCGCCGAAGTGCCGGGCGAGCCCACCAAACGCTATTCCAAAGAATATTACATGGACATGACCCGCTGCCTGTTCTGCGGCATGTGCGTGAAAGCCTGTCCGGTCGACGCCCTCGGCATGTCGCAGGAATTCGAATGGGCGGTGTACGACAAACGCCAGCTGCATCTCAACAAGCAGCAGCTGCTCGCGATCGGCGACCGGTCCTTTCCGGTCCGGGAAAAGCGTCTGGAACTGCAGCATCCGAACGTGGCCTTTTTCAACGTGTCGTTCGGTCACGTGCCGCAGAAGCCGAACTGA
- the nuoH gene encoding NADH-quinone oxidoreductase subunit NuoH, which yields MTELSVRLAVSLAQIAVVMGVVLLTVMILTLAERKVLGWMQDRMGPMEVGPYGVLQPIADGLKLFFKEDIVPAGANKLMFTLGPILALVPALIGFAVIPFGPSQTFEFFGITVKPFIISDINIGILYILAFTSIGAYGIILGGWASNSKYSLLGGLRSAAQVISYELNVGLAIVGVLILAGSLSLVKIAEAQSGGFWHWYVFAFPAPQIFAFVVYVISAVAETNRVPFDLPEAESELVAGFFTEYSGMRFAFFFIAEYANMVLVSCIAAVMFLGGWNAPYPGTILEQIGLPQFAWAENIAWFTVKAYAFLFLFFWLRATLPRLRYDQLMKFGWKVMLPIALANIVVTSIAVYFFRG from the coding sequence GTGACCGAACTCAGCGTGCGTCTCGCCGTGTCGCTTGCTCAAATCGCCGTGGTCATGGGCGTCGTCCTGTTGACGGTGATGATCCTGACGTTGGCCGAACGAAAGGTGCTCGGCTGGATGCAGGACCGCATGGGTCCGATGGAAGTCGGTCCCTACGGCGTGTTGCAGCCGATCGCCGACGGGCTGAAGCTTTTCTTCAAGGAAGACATCGTGCCGGCCGGGGCCAACAAGCTCATGTTCACTCTGGGACCGATTCTCGCACTGGTCCCCGCGCTGATCGGTTTCGCCGTGATCCCGTTTGGTCCCAGCCAGACCTTCGAGTTCTTCGGAATTACGGTCAAGCCCTTCATCATCAGCGACATCAATATCGGCATCTTGTACATCCTGGCGTTCACCTCCATCGGCGCATACGGCATCATCCTGGGCGGGTGGGCGTCGAACAGCAAGTATTCCCTGCTGGGCGGCCTGCGCTCCGCCGCGCAGGTCATCAGCTACGAACTCAACGTCGGGCTGGCGATCGTGGGCGTACTGATCCTGGCGGGCTCGCTGAGCCTCGTGAAGATCGCCGAAGCCCAGAGCGGGGGGTTCTGGCATTGGTACGTGTTCGCGTTCCCGGCGCCGCAGATTTTCGCGTTCGTCGTCTATGTGATCTCGGCGGTGGCCGAGACCAACCGCGTGCCATTCGACCTGCCGGAGGCGGAAAGCGAGCTCGTGGCGGGATTCTTCACGGAGTACAGCGGCATGCGGTTCGCGTTCTTCTTCATCGCCGAATACGCCAACATGGTGCTCGTGTCCTGCATCGCGGCCGTCATGTTTCTGGGCGGATGGAACGCGCCCTATCCCGGGACGATCCTTGAGCAGATCGGGCTGCCGCAGTTCGCCTGGGCGGAGAACATCGCCTGGTTCACCGTCAAGGCCTATGCGTTTCTGTTTCTGTTCTTCTGGCTGCGCGCCACCCTGCCGCGGCTTCGTTACGACCAATTAATGAAATTCGGATGGAAGGTGATGTTGCCGATCGCGCTCGCGAACATCGTCGTGACATCCATCGCCGTGTACTTTTTCCGAGGCTGA